Proteins encoded together in one Flavobacteriales bacterium window:
- a CDS encoding ABC transporter permease, with amino-acid sequence MKQKIQSRTYAAGKARLALFPILIEIFRELRQSHELGYRLFVRNLKATYRQSILGFTWALLPPLVTAALWIFLRENNVMVTQATDIQYPVFVLVGTILWQVFTESILGPLTSITSNKAMLVKINVPREGIFLGAIYQVLFNLLIKAGMLVVIYFFYKQQVGGYIVYAPLGLAAIVLFGFSIGLLLAPIGLLYTDIQRALALSLPFLMYLTPVVYPVPTNSFFASLMKYNPMATLIPEVRNLCVGLPLETPGRFMMYTGVAFFILIFGLVVYRVSLPVIIERSGS; translated from the coding sequence ATGAAGCAAAAAATCCAATCCAGAACTTATGCTGCGGGAAAAGCGCGTTTGGCCCTGTTCCCGATCCTGATAGAAATATTTCGTGAACTCCGTCAGTCTCACGAACTGGGTTATCGCCTTTTTGTCCGGAATCTGAAAGCTACATATCGCCAGTCTATCCTTGGCTTTACCTGGGCATTGCTTCCTCCATTGGTTACCGCAGCACTGTGGATATTCCTACGTGAGAATAATGTCATGGTCACCCAGGCCACCGATATTCAGTACCCTGTATTTGTCCTTGTCGGAACCATTCTTTGGCAGGTATTTACCGAAAGTATCTTAGGGCCTCTCACCAGTATTACCTCTAATAAAGCGATGTTGGTAAAGATCAACGTTCCCAGGGAAGGTATTTTTCTGGGCGCCATATATCAGGTTTTGTTCAACCTGTTGATCAAAGCGGGTATGCTTGTGGTGATTTATTTTTTCTACAAGCAGCAGGTGGGTGGTTATATCGTATATGCACCTTTGGGTTTGGCAGCCATTGTACTGTTCGGATTTTCAATCGGCCTTTTACTTGCGCCCATCGGATTACTGTATACAGACATTCAGCGTGCCCTGGCTCTGTCTCTCCCTTTTCTTATGTACCTGACGCCTGTTGTTTATCCGGTGCCAACGAACAGCTTTTTTGCCAGCCTCATGAAGTATAATCCCATGGCCACCTTGATACCGGAAGTGCGGAATTTATGCGTCGGGCTACCCCTGGAAACACCGGGCAGGTTCATGATGTATACCGGTGTTGCCTTTTTCATTCTCATTTTCGGGTTGGTTGTGTACCGGGTGTCCCTGCCTGTGATTATTGAGAGATCGGGAAGTTAA